In a genomic window of Rhopalosiphum maidis isolate BTI-1 chromosome 4, ASM367621v3, whole genome shotgun sequence:
- the LOC113550046 gene encoding serine/threonine-protein kinase tousled-like 2 isoform X5 yields MSCYLVPLPPPSPSLSEAAAAATGAHLSMMMCSQGASVKMEHHFQAALDPRKQELLEARFIGARMSAGTQLQMAPQAGQMHLPHPQPGSTIHSQDSNMSTGSSHSDKEQDTPEKANSITRTPTERKRKRKIDDIASNKQQQQQQPQPPNMVVGGPPPPPPRSVADTKKINDYFTKHGAHPVSNPIRHGGAKSPSPGGPPQQGYPMTNEELKHQLSSQQKTIEQHKSHINKCIEVVKKLLKEKSNIEKKEARQRCMQNRLRLGQFVTQRVGAQFQENWTDGYAFQELSRRQEEITSEREEIDRQKKMLVKKRPSNSETGGRKRASSQSGTGSSSSSTNSVPINSTPSVSTPPITLPSASINNNQVTGATTGTVLHNGTVAPSSALDTATFLKPEAVPGLSWQEYYEADEILKLRQSALKKEDADLQLEMEKLERERNLHIRELKRIHNEDQSRFNNHPVLNDRYLLLMLLGKGGFSEVHKAFDLKEQRYVACKVHQLNKDWKEDKKANYIKHALREYNIHKSLDHPRVVKLYDVFEIDANSFCTVLEYCDGHDLDFYLKQHKTIAEREARSIVMQVVSALKYLNEIKPPVIHYDLKPGNILLTEGNVCGEIKITDFGLSKVMDEENYNPDHGMDLTSQGAGTYWYLPPECFVVGKNPPKISSKVDVWSVGVIFYQCLYGKKPFGHNQSQATILEENTILKATEVQFANKPTVSNEAKSFIRCCLAYRKEDRIDVFTLSRHEYLQPPLPKHGRQSANNQQQQQQQQQQQQQQQQQISAANFASGMFGNMNASSSS; encoded by the exons ATGTCGGCCGGGACTCAGCTGCAGATGGCTCCGCAGGCTGGCCAAATGCACCTACCACACCCTCAACCGGGGAGTACTATTCATAGCCAAGACTCGAATATGAGTACAGGTTCGTCGCACAGCGATAAGGAGCAGGACACTCCGGAAAAAGCCAACAGTATCACTCGCACTCCTACCGAGCGCAAGCGCAAACGGAAAATAGACGATATAGCTAGCAAcaagcaacagcagcagcagcaaccgCAACCACCAAATATGGTGGTTGGGGGGCCCCCTCCACCCCCGCCAAGGTCGGTCGCCGACACCAAGAAAATAAACGACTACTTCACCAAGCATGGCGCCCATCCCGTGTCCAACCCGATAAGACACGGCGGGGCCAAGTCACCGTCGCCAGGCGGACCGCCACAACAAGGTTACCCCATG acAAATGAAGAACTGAAACACCAATTAAGCAGTCAACAGAAAACAATCGAGCAGCACAAGTCGCATATAAATAAGTGCATTGAAGTGGTGAAGAAGCTGTTGAAAGAAAAgtcaaatattgaaaaaaaagaagcAAGACAGCGGTGTATGCAAAACAGACTTCGACTTGGTCAATTTGTAACGCAAAGGGTTGGTGCACAATTTCAAGAAAATTGGACTGATGGCTATGCATTTCAAGAATTGTCTAG AAGACAAGAAGAAATAACATCAGAAAGAGAAGAGATTGACCGACAAAAAAAGATGCTGGTCAAAAAGCGGCCATCAAATAGCGAAACTGGTGGACGCAAACGAGCTAGTAGTCAGTCGGGTACAGGAAGTAGTAGTTCGAGTACTAACAGTGTACCTATCAATTCAACACCCTCAGTTTCTACACCACCCATAACGCTACCCAGTGCAAGTATCAACAATAACCAAGTGACTGGTGCTACAACAGGTACGGTCTTGCACAACGGTACTGTAGCCCCATCGTCCGCATTGGACACAGCAACGTTCCTAAAGCCAGAAGCTGTTCCGGGTTTATCGTGGCAAGAGTATTATGAAGCAGATGAGATACTCAAG ttGCGACAGTCAGCATTGAAAAAAGAAGATGCTGATTTGCAGCTAGAAATGGAGAAGTTGGAGCGAGAGAGAAATTTACACATAAGGGAACTGAAAAGGATTCATAATGAAGACCAATCTAGGTTCAACAATCACCCTGTGTTAAATGACCGTTATTTGTTGCTCATGTTGTTGGGGAAAGGTGGCTTCAGTGAAGTCCACAAA gCGTTTGATTTAAAAGAACAACGTTATGTAGCATGTAAGGTTCACCAACTGAATAAAGACTGGAAAGAGGATAAAAAGgctaattatataaa gcATGCACTGCGAGAgtacaatattcataaatctTTGGACCATCCAAGGGttgttaaattgtatgatgTGTTTGAAATAGATGCAAATTCGTTTTGCACTGTACTCGAATATTGTGATGGACatgatttagatttttatttaaaacag cACAAGACGATAGCTGAACGAGAAGCTAGATCAATAGTTATGCAAGTGGTATCCgcacttaaatatttgaatgagATCAAACCTCCTGTGatacattatgatttaaaacctg GAAACATATTACTAACTGAAGGTAATGTCTGtggtgaaataaaaatcacagATTTCGGCCTTAGTAAAGTGATGGatgaagaaaattataatccaGATCATGGAATGGACCTAACATCACAAGGAGCTGGAACATACTG gtATCTGCCACCAGAATGTTTTGTAGTTGGTAAAAACCCACCTAAAATATCATCTAAAGTTGACGTTTGGAGCGttggtgtaatattttatcaatgtcTGTACGGCAAAAag CCTTTTGGTCATAATCAATCTCAAGCTACAATTTTAgaagaaaatacaatattaaaggcTACTGAAGTACAGTTTGCCAACAAACCTACCGTCAGTAATGAAGCTAag agcTTTATTCGTTGCTGTCTTGCGTACCGTAAAGAAGATCGTATTGATGTGTTCACCTTGTCTAGGCATGAATACCTACAACCACCATTACCAAAACATGGCCGTCAGTCAGCCAACAAtcaacaacagcagcagcaacaacaacaacagcagcaacagcagcagcaacaaatATCAGCTGCTAATTTTGCATCTGGCATGTTCGGTAACATGAATGCATCTAGTTCATCCTAA